GACGCGATCCAGGAGCTTCATGCCCTTCGCGGTCGCTTCCTCATGGCCACGACCCAGCACCTTCTGCTGGGCGAGGCAGAGGTTGTCGATGATCTTGAGATGCGGAAACAGCTCGAAGTGCTGGAACACCATGCCGACCCGCGAGCGCAGCTTCGGCAGGTTGGTCTTGGAATCATTGACCTTGAGGCCGTCGATCGTGATCACGCCGTCTTGGAACGGCTCCAGCGCGTTGACGCATTTGATCAGGGTCGACTTGCCGGAGCCGGAGGGGCCGCAGACCACCACCACCTCGCCCTTGGCGACCGAGGTCGTGCAGTCCTTCAGCACCTGGAAGCTCGGGCTGTACCATTTGTTGACGTGGCTGATTTCGATCATGGGAGCCGACTATCTGATGATGGAGATGCGCGACTGCAGGCGGCGGACGCCGTAGGACGCGACACAGGAGATGGTGAAGTAGACCAGGGCCGCGAACAGGTACATCTCGACCAGGCGGCCGTCGCGCTGGGCGACTTTCGAAGCAGCGCCGAGGAAGTCCGGAATCGAGAGCACGTAGACCAGCGACGTGTCCTGGAACAGCACGATGGTCTGGGTCAGCAGCACCGGCAGCATGTTGCGGAACGCCTGCGGCAACACGACGTAGCGCATGGTCTGCGCATAGGTCAGGCCGAGCGCCGAGGCCGCGGCCGGCTGGCCGCGCGAGATCGACTGGATGCCGGCGCGCATGATCTCGGAGAAATAGGCCGCCTCGAACAGGATGAAGGTGATCAGGGAGGACGCGAACGCGCCGACCTTGATCGGCCGCGACGAGCCGGTGATCCACTGCCCGATATAGGGCACCAGGAAGTAGAACCAGAAGATCACCAGAACCAGCGGCAGCGAGCGCATGAAGTCGACATAGAGCCCGGCGATAAAGCCCATCACCCGATAGCCGGACAGCCGCATCAGCGCGATCAGGGTGCCGAACACAAGACCGCCCGTCGCCGACAGCGCCGTCAAGGTCAGCGTGAAGGTCATGCCGTCGATGAAAAGATAGCTCAGCGAGCGGCGGATGACGTCGAAATCGAAATTGGCCAGCATCTCATTTGCCCGTGATGTAGCCAGGGACCGCCACCGCGCGCTCCAGGAGCCGCATGCCGATCACGACGATGACGTTGATGACGAGATACATCAAGGTGGCGGCGCTGAAGGCCTCGAACACCTGGAACGAGAATTCCTGCATGGCGCGCGCAGCGCCCGTCAGTTCGATCAGACCGATCGTGATTGCGACGGCGCTGTTCTTGACCGTGTTGAGAAATTCGGACGTCAGCGGCGGCAGGATGATGCGGAAAGCCATCGGCAGCAGCACGTAGCGGTAGGCCTGCAAGGTGGTGAGGCCGAGCGCGGTCGCCGCCAGCTTCTGGCCGCGCGGCAGCGAGCCGATGCCGGCCGCCAATTGCACGGCGACACGCGCCGACATGAACAGGCCGATGCCGACGGCCGCCGTATAGAATGGCGCATTGGGCATCTGCTTCAGCCACAGGCCGATCGTGGGCGGCAACAGCTCCGGCAGCACGAAGAACCACAGGAACAGCTGCACCAAAAGCGGCATGTTGCGGAAGAACTCGACATAGGCGAAGGCGATCCAGGTCGCCAGCTTGGACGGCAAGCTGCGCAGGATGCCGACGATCGTGCCGCAGATCAGCGCGATCACCCAGGCCGACAGCGAGGTCACGATGGTGACCTTCAGCCCCGCCAGCAGCATGTCGAAATAGGTGCCGGCCCCGGTCGGGTTCGGCTCCAGGAAGATGTGCCAGTTCCAGGTGTAGTTCACGGGGACATCCTGAGAGGGAATTAGCTCGCAAGTCGCATTACACAGTCTTTGCCAAAAACTCGCTGCGCTCCCTCCCCCCTTGCGGGGGAGGG
This region of Bradyrhizobium sp. SZCCHNS1050 genomic DNA includes:
- a CDS encoding amino acid ABC transporter ATP-binding protein — encoded protein: MIEISHVNKWYSPSFQVLKDCTTSVAKGEVVVVCGPSGSGKSTLIKCVNALEPFQDGVITIDGLKVNDSKTNLPKLRSRVGMVFQHFELFPHLKIIDNLCLAQQKVLGRGHEEATAKGMKLLDRVGLKEQAQKFPAQLSGGQQQRVAIARALAMDPIAMLFDEPTSALDPEMISEVLDVMVDLAREGMTMMVVTHEMGFARKVAHRVIFMDRGEIVEDAKKEDFFGQPRSERAQQFLSKILSH
- a CDS encoding amino acid ABC transporter permease yields the protein MLANFDFDVIRRSLSYLFIDGMTFTLTLTALSATGGLVFGTLIALMRLSGYRVMGFIAGLYVDFMRSLPLVLVIFWFYFLVPYIGQWITGSSRPIKVGAFASSLITFILFEAAYFSEIMRAGIQSISRGQPAAASALGLTYAQTMRYVVLPQAFRNMLPVLLTQTIVLFQDTSLVYVLSIPDFLGAASKVAQRDGRLVEMYLFAALVYFTISCVASYGVRRLQSRISIIR
- a CDS encoding amino acid ABC transporter permease, whose protein sequence is MNYTWNWHIFLEPNPTGAGTYFDMLLAGLKVTIVTSLSAWVIALICGTIVGILRSLPSKLATWIAFAYVEFFRNMPLLVQLFLWFFVLPELLPPTIGLWLKQMPNAPFYTAAVGIGLFMSARVAVQLAAGIGSLPRGQKLAATALGLTTLQAYRYVLLPMAFRIILPPLTSEFLNTVKNSAVAITIGLIELTGAARAMQEFSFQVFEAFSAATLMYLVINVIVVIGMRLLERAVAVPGYITGK